From the Cryptomeria japonica chromosome 2, Sugi_1.0, whole genome shotgun sequence genome, one window contains:
- the LOC131048524 gene encoding uncharacterized protein LOC131048524: MGQRASCKRFSEVCPQRVRIVDMSGQVEEFSTAVKVKQVLQNHPRHFLCFSRDLYAIKNGRLLPAEEDLRLGDIYFVLPISILDSDLSPQNLAALAARLVAAAKKEGSKHVQGSHGDSNLGHLSAGNCHLSEKLMKSCDNSELQMAFKEHLLAKSRSWQPRLHTIQETGFAR, from the coding sequence ATGGGACAGAGAGCCTCATGCAAGAGATTTTCGGAAGTGTGCCCGCAGCGTGTTCGGATTGTGGACATGAGCGGTCAGGTGGAGGAATTTTCGACAGCGGTGAAGGTAAAACAGGTCCTGCAAAATCATCCCCGGCATTTTCTCTGCTTTTCCCGGGATTTATACGCCATTAAGAACGGCCGCCTTCTTCCCGCAGAGGAGGATCTCCGGCTGGGCGACATTTACTTTGTGCTGCCCATCTCGATTCTCGATTCGGACCTTTCCCCACAGAATTTGGCCGCCCTAGCTGCCAGATTGGTGGCTGCTGCCAAAAAAGAGGGCTCCAAGCATGTGCAGGGAAGTCACGGGGATTCGAACTTGGGTCATTTGAGTGCAGGTAATTGTCACCTGTCTGAGAAATTGATGAAGAGTTGCGACAATTCGGAGTTGCAGATGGCTTTTAAGGAGCATTTGCTCGCTAAGTCCAGATCATGGCAGCCCCGCCTTCATACTATCCAGGAAACAGGGTTTGCTCGTTAA